From a region of the Mytilus galloprovincialis chromosome 3, xbMytGall1.hap1.1, whole genome shotgun sequence genome:
- the LOC143068486 gene encoding eukaryotic translation initiation factor 4E type 2-like isoform X1 encodes MNNKFDALKQEDSGEDDQTEQKNEQEETDSPFKVRPSPRPGPGEHPLQFNYAIWFSRKSQGKSSASYDQNLKLVGTFASVEQFWGIYSHLVRPSDLTGHCDFHLFKEGIRPMWEDSANNKGGKWIVRLKKGLGSRCWENLILAMLGEQFMVGEEICGAVISIRYQEDILALWNRTACDQVTTSRIRDTLKRILNLPPNTIMEYKTHNDSIKDNSSFRNTDIFMR; translated from the exons ATGAACAACAAATTTGATGC ATTAAAACAAGAGGATAGCGGTGAGGATGATCAAACAGAACAGAAAAATGAACAAGAAGAAACAGATTCTCCATTCAAAGTTCGACCTTCACCA AGACCAGGGCCTGGAGAACACCCATTACAGTTTAACTACGCAATATGGTTTTCTCGGAAATCGCAAGGAAAATCTTCTGCAAGTTATGATCAGAATTTAAAGTTAGTTGGGACATTTGCATCA GTAGAACAGTTTTGGGGTATTTACAGTCATCTCGTCAGACCCAGTGATCTCACAGGACATTGTGATTTTCATCTTTTTAAAGAAGGAATAAGACCAATGTGGGAG gaCAGTGCAAATAATAAAGGTGGAAAATGGATTGTTAGATTAAAGAAAGGATTAGGATCCCGATGTTGGGAGAATTTAATTCTTGCCATGTTAGGAGAACAATTTATGGTTGGAGAAGAAATATGTGGTGCAGTGATCTCAATTAGATATCAG GAAGATATTTTAGCATTATGGAATAGGACTGCCTGTGACCAAGTAACTACATCGAGAATCAGAGACACATTAAAACGAATACTTAATTTACCTCCTAACACAATCATGGAATATAAAACACATAATGATAGCATAAA aGACAACTCCAGTTTTAGAAATACAGATATCTTCATGAGGTGA
- the LOC143068486 gene encoding eukaryotic translation initiation factor 4E type 2-like isoform X2 produces the protein MNRLKQEDSGEDDQTEQKNEQEETDSPFKVRPSPRPGPGEHPLQFNYAIWFSRKSQGKSSASYDQNLKLVGTFASVEQFWGIYSHLVRPSDLTGHCDFHLFKEGIRPMWEDSANNKGGKWIVRLKKGLGSRCWENLILAMLGEQFMVGEEICGAVISIRYQEDILALWNRTACDQVTTSRIRDTLKRILNLPPNTIMEYKTHNDSIKDNSSFRNTDIFMR, from the exons ATGAACAG ATTAAAACAAGAGGATAGCGGTGAGGATGATCAAACAGAACAGAAAAATGAACAAGAAGAAACAGATTCTCCATTCAAAGTTCGACCTTCACCA AGACCAGGGCCTGGAGAACACCCATTACAGTTTAACTACGCAATATGGTTTTCTCGGAAATCGCAAGGAAAATCTTCTGCAAGTTATGATCAGAATTTAAAGTTAGTTGGGACATTTGCATCA GTAGAACAGTTTTGGGGTATTTACAGTCATCTCGTCAGACCCAGTGATCTCACAGGACATTGTGATTTTCATCTTTTTAAAGAAGGAATAAGACCAATGTGGGAG gaCAGTGCAAATAATAAAGGTGGAAAATGGATTGTTAGATTAAAGAAAGGATTAGGATCCCGATGTTGGGAGAATTTAATTCTTGCCATGTTAGGAGAACAATTTATGGTTGGAGAAGAAATATGTGGTGCAGTGATCTCAATTAGATATCAG GAAGATATTTTAGCATTATGGAATAGGACTGCCTGTGACCAAGTAACTACATCGAGAATCAGAGACACATTAAAACGAATACTTAATTTACCTCCTAACACAATCATGGAATATAAAACACATAATGATAGCATAAA aGACAACTCCAGTTTTAGAAATACAGATATCTTCATGAGGTGA
- the LOC143068484 gene encoding mediator of RNA polymerase II transcription subunit 4-like, whose product MASSISTKQKLLQQIDDVELISKELFEIISTPKGQQRPDAPDTMNLMDLLVHKDKEIKESLKTAAEQAEIQKTIDELKTEVDKRDANIKQLQTSLKEAETILSTAIYQAKKKLNAIQQANKKKVSSEELIKFAHRISASNAVASPPTWAPGDPRRPYPTDFEMRLGFLGKGSDIPAGAHMLQSQGSYGEPMSSNRSSANTSIDHGPGSQSTTTWQNTSELHHSLSSTSGILSEIKGHNKENEDVGFMSSDSSSSSSSDE is encoded by the exons ATGGCTTCCTCCATCAGCACCAAACAAAAACTTTTACAACAAATTGATGATGTTGAGTTGATATCTAA GGAATTATTTGAGATAATTAGCACTCCCAAAGGACAGCAAAGACCTGATGCCCCAGATACAATGAATCTAATGGACCTACTAGTCCATAAGGATAAAGAAATTAAAGAATCATTAAAAACAG CGGCAGAACAAGCAGAGATACAGAAAACAATAGATGAATTAAAAACAGAGGTAGATAAAAGAGATGCCAATATAAAACAGTTACAGACCAGTCTAAAGGAAGCTGAAACAATCCTG TCAACAGCCATATATCAAGCCAAGAAAAAACTGAATGCTATACAGCAGGCAAACAAGAAAAAGGTGTCATCTGAAGAGCTAATAAAGTTTGCTCATAGGATCAGTGCCAGTAATGCAGTTGCTTCACCTCCTACATGGGCCCCAG GTGATCCTAGAAGACCATATCCTACAGATTTTGAAATGCGATTAGGATTTTTAGGAAAGGGAAGTGATATCCCCGCTGGAGCCCATATGTTGCAGTCACAGGGTTCATATGGAGAACCAATGTCTAGTAATAGATCATCAGCTAATACATCAATAG ACCATGGTCCAGGATCACAATCAACAACAACATGGCAGAACACATCAGAATTACATCACTCATTAAGTTCTACATCAGGAATCTTATCAGAAATCAAGGGACATAACAAAGAAAATGAAGATGTTGGATTTATGTCAAGTGACTCGTCTAGTAGTAGTTCTAGTGATGAATGA